A genome region from Syntrophaceae bacterium includes the following:
- a CDS encoding CoA transferase subunit A, with translation MDVRADKVMSLSEAVRTYVKDGSHISIGGFTVNRNPMAAVYEIIRQGIRNLHVYAHSNGTGVDELVGGGCVGKIEIAYGGNGRAAPTCIRFKQAIQKGTVVHEDYSNYQMSLRFHAGAMGVPFLPTRSSLGTDIVNKWGFSKEMRAKDPRLPDDKLIVMDNPFGGWANCQKVVLVPAINPDVTILHVQKADRQGTCRIHGLQFCDVDQAKAARNVIVTCEELVDAAELRKDPEYNQIPFIHVTAVVHVPYGAYPSACHRYYDYDPTQLADFAKAAKDDGTFKAYLDKFVYGVKDHQGLLELVGAERLAKIKADPRTGYATGLDRK, from the coding sequence ATGGATGTAAGAGCGGATAAAGTCATGTCCCTGTCCGAGGCCGTCAGGACCTATGTGAAGGACGGCTCGCACATCTCCATCGGCGGGTTCACCGTCAACCGCAACCCCATGGCGGCGGTTTACGAGATCATCCGCCAGGGGATCAGGAACCTCCACGTCTATGCCCACTCCAACGGCACCGGCGTCGACGAGCTCGTCGGCGGGGGCTGCGTGGGCAAAATCGAGATCGCCTACGGCGGAAACGGGAGGGCGGCCCCCACCTGCATCCGGTTCAAGCAGGCGATCCAGAAAGGGACGGTGGTTCACGAGGATTACTCCAACTACCAGATGAGCCTGCGGTTCCACGCCGGGGCCATGGGCGTTCCCTTCCTGCCGACGCGGTCGTCGCTCGGGACGGACATCGTCAACAAGTGGGGCTTCTCCAAGGAGATGCGGGCAAAGGACCCCAGGCTGCCCGACGACAAGCTCATCGTCATGGACAACCCCTTCGGCGGCTGGGCCAATTGCCAAAAGGTCGTGCTCGTGCCGGCCATCAACCCCGACGTGACGATCCTCCACGTCCAGAAGGCCGACCGGCAGGGGACATGCCGCATCCATGGCCTGCAGTTCTGTGACGTGGACCAGGCCAAGGCGGCGCGAAACGTCATCGTCACCTGCGAGGAACTCGTCGATGCGGCCGAGCTGAGGAAGGACCCCGAGTACAACCAGATCCCCTTCATCCACGTCACAGCCGTCGTGCACGTCCCCTACGGGGCGTACCCCTCTGCCTGCCATCGATACTACGACTACGACCCCACGCAGCTTGCCGATTTCGCGAAGGCCGCGAAAGACGACGGGACGTTCAAGGCCTACCTCGACAAGTTCGTCTATGGGGTCAAGGACCACCAGGGGCTGCTCGAGCTCGTCGGTGCGGAGCGGCTCGCGAAGATCAAGGCCGACCCCCGGACCGGGTATGCCACCGGTCTGGACAGAAAGTAA
- a CDS encoding ketoacid-CoA transferase, whose product MDYTLRELMAIIAAREIRNGDIVFCGTGISMVAAMAAKHMNAPESIIFFETGAIDSALEEIPMAVADPRVMYAAASNGGLLDAFATMQNRITGDRVIGILGAAQIDKYGNMNSTSIGDYFRPKTRFSGSGGACDVASFVPRYIIFMQHEKRKFPVKVDYLTSPGYLDGNGGRERAGLMTGGPSAVVTNLAMMRFDEKTKEMYLAYYYPGITPQKILDNMEFSVDVSKAQEAAPPTASELKILREVVDPQRIIL is encoded by the coding sequence ATGGACTACACACTCAGGGAACTCATGGCGATCATCGCCGCCCGTGAGATCCGGAACGGCGACATCGTCTTCTGCGGAACGGGCATTTCCATGGTGGCGGCCATGGCGGCCAAGCACATGAACGCCCCCGAGAGCATCATCTTCTTCGAGACGGGCGCCATCGACTCGGCCCTCGAGGAGATCCCCATGGCCGTGGCGGACCCCCGCGTCATGTACGCTGCGGCCTCCAACGGAGGGCTGCTCGACGCCTTCGCGACGATGCAGAACCGGATCACCGGCGACCGGGTCATCGGGATCCTGGGCGCCGCCCAGATCGACAAGTACGGCAACATGAACTCCACGAGCATCGGCGACTACTTCCGGCCCAAGACACGCTTCTCCGGGAGCGGCGGGGCCTGCGACGTGGCCTCCTTCGTGCCCCGCTACATCATCTTCATGCAGCACGAAAAGAGGAAATTCCCCGTGAAGGTCGACTATCTCACGAGCCCCGGCTACCTCGACGGCAACGGCGGCCGCGAGCGGGCGGGCCTCATGACGGGCGGGCCCAGCGCCGTCGTGACCAACCTGGCCATGATGCGCTTCGACGAAAAGACCAAGGAGATGTACCTGGCCTACTACTACCCCGGGATCACGCCGCAGAAGATCCTGGACAACATGGAGTTTTCCGTCGACGTCTCGAAGGCGCAGGAGGCCGCACCGCCCACGGCGAGCGAGCTGAAGATCCTGCGGGAGGTCGTCGACCCCCAGCGGATCATCCTGTGA
- a CDS encoding acyl-CoA dehydrogenase codes for MNFELTEELKMLQETVRSFAAEKIAPFAEEWDRKSYFPYKEAVKPMGELGFFGTVIPEQYGGNEMGWLAAMIISEEIARASSALRVQVNMNELGCAFTILRYGTEAAKKKYIEKLVNADYLGSFGITEPQAGSDIMAIKSTAEDKGDHWLLNGTKTWISNANVADVNIFYAYTNEGGKRQLSAFIVEPKNFNGITVTDLEKMGSHCSPTGEIVLENTKVPKENILGKPGDGVKIVFGSLCQTRLSAAAGGVGVAQACLDIVTKYAMEREQFGKPIGTFQMNQDMIAQMMADIEATRLIVYKAAWQKDQGQLNNNVEVAMAKYLAGELCYKCSQYAMKILGAYGYSPEYPVARIFRDAPTYAMVEGSTNICKFIMAQDQLGIRKANR; via the coding sequence ATGAACTTTGAACTGACCGAAGAGTTGAAGATGCTGCAGGAGACGGTGCGCTCCTTTGCCGCCGAGAAGATTGCGCCCTTTGCCGAGGAGTGGGACCGCAAGTCCTACTTCCCCTACAAGGAGGCGGTAAAGCCCATGGGCGAGCTGGGGTTCTTCGGCACCGTGATCCCCGAGCAGTACGGCGGCAACGAAATGGGGTGGCTCGCGGCGATGATCATCAGCGAGGAGATCGCCCGGGCCTCGAGCGCCCTGCGCGTGCAGGTGAACATGAACGAGCTGGGCTGCGCCTTCACGATTCTGCGCTACGGCACGGAGGCCGCGAAGAAGAAGTACATCGAGAAGCTGGTCAACGCCGACTACCTGGGCTCCTTCGGCATCACGGAGCCCCAGGCCGGGTCGGACATCATGGCGATCAAGTCCACGGCCGAGGACAAGGGCGACCACTGGCTCCTCAACGGCACGAAGACCTGGATCTCCAACGCCAACGTGGCCGACGTGAACATCTTCTACGCCTACACCAACGAGGGCGGCAAGCGGCAGCTCTCGGCCTTCATCGTGGAGCCCAAGAACTTCAACGGCATCACGGTGACGGACCTGGAGAAGATGGGCTCGCACTGCTCGCCGACGGGCGAGATCGTGCTGGAGAACACGAAGGTGCCCAAGGAGAACATCCTCGGCAAGCCCGGCGACGGCGTGAAGATCGTCTTCGGGTCGCTCTGCCAGACGCGGCTCTCGGCCGCGGCGGGCGGCGTGGGGGTGGCGCAGGCCTGCCTGGACATCGTGACCAAGTACGCGATGGAGCGGGAGCAGTTCGGCAAGCCGATCGGCACCTTCCAGATGAACCAGGACATGATCGCGCAGATGATGGCCGACATCGAGGCGACGCGGCTCATCGTCTACAAGGCGGCCTGGCAGAAGGACCAGGGGCAGCTCAACAACAACGTCGAGGTGGCCATGGCGAAGTACCTGGCCGGGGAGCTCTGCTACAAGTGCTCGCAGTACGCGATGAAGATCCTGGGGGCCTACGGCTACTCGCCGGAGTACCCCGTGGCGCGGATCTTCCGCGACGCCCCGACCTACGCGATGGTCGAGGGCTCGACCAACATCTGCAAGTTCATCATGGCCCAGGACCAGCTGGGCATCCGGAAAGCAAACCGCTGA
- a CDS encoding glutaconyl-CoA decarboxylase subunit alpha gives MRQYFQQMKELGKALRQSQIDGMKENVERAAAIMKEIDAEIDRIKNNVGVSTEEIHKRGEMTVWERIDYVVDPGMFFPLHSIYDPDGEESGQTNVVDGLARINGKWCVLIGFNNKWIAGAWIAGQADNNLRVTDLAKRLHVPLVWLVNCSGVKLPEQEKVYANRRGQGTCFFRHAELEKEGVPIIAGIYGTNPAGGGYQGISPTILLAHKNANIAVGGGGIVSGMSPKGYFDEEGAEALIEATRHFKAVPPGSVRIHYNETGFFKAVYEKETEVLDAIREWMTYLPAYNPKFFRVAEPAEPKFSPAELPSLVPINTKRVYSFEEVLARLTDNSEHMEFRPKYGPEIYCGIVKIDGYPMAVIGNRQGLIPNYPEYTNEYHAVGGKLYRQGLIKMNEFVTLCGRDRLPIIWIQDTSGIDVGDIAEKAELLGLGQSLIYSIEQTDIPMMLIVLRKGTAAAHYVMGGPTANNNNAFTLGTPATEINVMHGETAAAASYARRLVKDKDSGKPLDGTIRKMNEMVKHYEESSRPYFCAKKGFVDEVVRFEDMRKYLVAFANCVWQNPKSICPQHHMILPRMIQSQIVTGLERPPVEQERKAASK, from the coding sequence ATGAGACAGTATTTTCAACAAATGAAAGAGCTGGGCAAGGCGCTCCGGCAGTCGCAGATAGACGGCATGAAGGAAAACGTCGAGCGGGCCGCGGCGATCATGAAGGAGATCGACGCGGAGATCGACCGGATCAAGAACAACGTGGGTGTCTCCACCGAGGAGATCCACAAGCGCGGCGAGATGACAGTCTGGGAGCGGATCGACTACGTCGTCGACCCCGGCATGTTCTTCCCCCTGCACTCCATCTACGACCCCGATGGCGAGGAGAGCGGCCAGACCAACGTGGTCGACGGCCTCGCGCGGATCAACGGCAAGTGGTGCGTGCTGATCGGCTTCAACAACAAGTGGATCGCCGGCGCCTGGATCGCCGGGCAGGCCGACAACAACCTGCGGGTCACCGACCTCGCCAAGCGGCTCCACGTGCCGCTCGTCTGGCTCGTGAACTGCTCCGGCGTGAAGCTCCCCGAGCAGGAGAAGGTCTACGCCAACCGCCGGGGCCAGGGCACCTGCTTCTTCCGCCACGCCGAGCTTGAAAAAGAGGGCGTGCCCATCATCGCCGGCATCTACGGCACCAACCCCGCCGGCGGCGGCTACCAGGGCATCAGCCCCACCATCCTGCTTGCCCACAAGAACGCCAACATCGCCGTGGGCGGCGGCGGCATCGTCAGCGGCATGAGCCCCAAGGGCTACTTCGACGAGGAAGGGGCCGAGGCCCTCATCGAGGCCACACGCCACTTCAAGGCCGTTCCCCCGGGGAGCGTCCGGATCCACTACAACGAGACGGGCTTCTTCAAGGCCGTCTACGAAAAGGAAACCGAGGTCCTCGATGCCATCCGGGAGTGGATGACGTACCTGCCGGCCTACAACCCGAAATTCTTCCGCGTGGCCGAGCCGGCCGAGCCGAAGTTCTCGCCCGCGGAGCTGCCGAGCCTCGTTCCGATCAACACCAAGCGTGTCTACTCCTTCGAGGAGGTGCTCGCGCGGCTCACGGACAACTCGGAGCACATGGAGTTCCGGCCCAAGTACGGACCAGAGATCTACTGCGGCATCGTGAAGATCGACGGCTACCCCATGGCCGTCATCGGCAACCGCCAAGGCCTCATCCCCAACTACCCCGAGTACACCAACGAGTACCACGCCGTGGGCGGCAAGCTCTACCGGCAGGGCCTCATCAAGATGAACGAGTTCGTGACCCTCTGCGGGCGCGACCGGCTGCCCATCATCTGGATCCAGGACACCTCGGGCATCGACGTGGGCGACATCGCGGAGAAAGCGGAGCTGCTGGGACTCGGGCAGTCGCTGATCTACTCCATCGAGCAGACGGACATCCCCATGATGCTCATCGTGCTGCGCAAGGGAACGGCCGCTGCCCACTACGTCATGGGCGGCCCAACGGCCAACAACAACAACGCCTTCACGCTGGGCACCCCCGCCACGGAAATCAACGTCATGCACGGGGAGACGGCGGCGGCGGCCAGCTATGCCCGCCGGCTCGTGAAGGACAAAGACTCCGGCAAGCCGCTCGACGGCACCATCCGGAAGATGAACGAGATGGTGAAGCACTACGAGGAGTCCTCGCGGCCCTACTTCTGCGCGAAGAAGGGCTTCGTCGACGAGGTCGTGCGCTTCGAGGACATGCGCAAGTACCTCGTGGCCTTCGCCAACTGCGTCTGGCAGAACCCGAAGTCCATCTGCCCGCAGCACCACATGATCCTGCCCCGGATGATCCAATCCCAGATCGTCACGGGCCTCGAGCGTCCGCCGGTGGAGCAGGAGAGGAAAGCTGCGTCGAAATGA
- a CDS encoding C4-dicarboxylate ABC transporter: MNLQRNLLFGLLFVAAGLIVGCDTLSSVLGGGASKKELLGILSLVALLIAVVISCISERNVGIMCIAFGFLIAMSTGGVMKVSDLNKFFPLRLFMILVGATLLFSMATINGTVEKLAKWAVKGSRGIVGMLPVIFFVLSVVLAAIGPGNIATTVVLAPIGMALCAETRISPFLMTLMIVNGANAGALSPLAPTGIIANGLVEKIQLEYIGGQIFWNSLLGNGVAALFAFFAFGGLKLWGKKVDPDLQLRVKNIVDAPIEPWNRKQIITSAAIAIWIVLVLFFKWDVGYTALTLAVALSMLNCADEQEAMKKQPWFTMFMLVGVMVLVEVAGSTGGLDYAISAIAAVSSPMTISTVFGFINGFVSIYSGSSAVVMPTFIPLIPGLVAKLGVVGADAIDMARNLVYTSCVSAHLVDASPLSLLGALCIAAAPEWEDKNKLFRKLLIWGMAMSVFAAVISFIFWR; encoded by the coding sequence ATGAATCTTCAAAGGAATCTGTTGTTCGGACTTCTGTTCGTTGCCGCCGGCCTCATCGTCGGCTGCGACACCCTGAGCAGCGTGCTCGGGGGCGGGGCGTCCAAGAAGGAACTTCTGGGCATCCTCTCCCTGGTGGCGCTGCTCATCGCCGTCGTCATCAGCTGCATTTCGGAACGTAACGTCGGAATCATGTGCATCGCCTTCGGGTTCCTCATCGCCATGTCCACGGGCGGCGTGATGAAGGTGTCGGACCTCAACAAGTTCTTTCCCCTGCGGCTGTTCATGATCCTCGTGGGTGCCACGCTGCTCTTCAGCATGGCCACCATCAACGGCACCGTGGAAAAACTCGCCAAGTGGGCCGTGAAGGGCTCCCGCGGCATTGTGGGCATGCTGCCCGTCATCTTCTTCGTCCTGTCCGTGGTGCTCGCGGCCATCGGCCCCGGCAACATCGCCACCACCGTCGTCCTGGCTCCCATCGGGATGGCGCTCTGCGCCGAGACGCGCATCAGCCCCTTCCTGATGACCCTCATGATCGTCAACGGCGCCAACGCCGGCGCCCTTTCGCCCCTGGCCCCCACGGGCATCATCGCCAACGGTCTTGTTGAGAAAATCCAGCTCGAGTACATCGGCGGGCAGATCTTCTGGAACTCGCTGCTGGGCAACGGGGTGGCCGCCCTGTTTGCCTTCTTTGCCTTCGGCGGCCTGAAGCTTTGGGGCAAAAAGGTCGACCCCGACCTCCAACTCCGGGTGAAGAACATCGTCGATGCGCCCATCGAGCCCTGGAACCGCAAGCAGATCATCACTTCGGCGGCCATCGCGATCTGGATCGTCCTCGTCCTCTTCTTCAAATGGGATGTGGGATACACGGCCCTCACGCTCGCGGTCGCCCTCTCCATGCTCAACTGCGCCGACGAGCAGGAGGCCATGAAGAAGCAGCCCTGGTTCACCATGTTCATGCTCGTGGGCGTCATGGTCCTCGTCGAAGTGGCCGGCTCCACCGGCGGCCTGGACTACGCGATTTCCGCCATCGCCGCCGTCTCGAGCCCGATGACGATCTCCACCGTCTTCGGCTTCATCAACGGCTTCGTGTCCATCTACAGCGGATCGTCGGCCGTCGTCATGCCGACCTTCATCCCGCTCATCCCCGGCCTCGTGGCCAAGCTGGGGGTCGTCGGTGCCGACGCGATCGACATGGCCCGGAACCTCGTCTACACGAGCTGCGTTTCGGCACATCTGGTCGATGCGAGCCCCCTCTCCCTGCTGGGCGCCCTCTGCATCGCTGCGGCCCCCGAGTGGGAAGACAAGAACAAACTGTTCCGCAAGCTCCTGATCTGGGGTATGGCGATGTCTGTCTTCGCGGCCGTCATCAGCTTTATTTTCTGGAGATAG
- a CDS encoding sodium ion-translocating decarboxylase subunit beta has product MLEAIIAGLGGLVIGFKFLFVNWQNLIMLGVGGVLLWLGIKKDCEPLLLVPIGFGCILVNIPMSDVMLKDGFIRTIYDAGVDTELFPLLIFIGIGAMTDFGPVLAQPYTFLLGAAGQFGIFLTLLVALWLGFPKLDAVSIGIIGACDGPTAIYVTSKYAPHLLGAVAVAAYSYMSLVPVIQPPIMRLLTTEKEKKTVMKYTAKPVSKTTKLLFPIVITVVGGCIAPKGLPLLATIMLGNLMRESGVVARLTGAAENEIANVVTLFLGLSIGATMAGPAFIRAETLIILALGFMAICLDTVCGVLFGKLLYVVTGGKINPLIGAAGISAFPMAARVVQKVGSQYNKKSYLLMHAMGANAGGQIGSVIAAAVMLSVLAGMGVIR; this is encoded by the coding sequence ATGCTGGAAGCGATCATTGCGGGACTGGGGGGGCTGGTTATCGGCTTCAAGTTTTTGTTTGTCAACTGGCAGAACCTGATCATGCTGGGCGTGGGCGGGGTGCTGCTGTGGCTGGGGATCAAGAAGGACTGCGAGCCGCTGTTGCTGGTGCCGATCGGGTTCGGCTGCATTTTGGTCAACATCCCGATGTCGGACGTCATGTTGAAGGACGGCTTCATCCGGACGATCTACGACGCGGGGGTGGACACGGAGCTCTTTCCGCTGCTGATCTTCATCGGCATCGGGGCGATGACGGACTTTGGTCCGGTGCTGGCGCAGCCCTACACGTTTCTCTTGGGGGCGGCGGGGCAGTTCGGGATCTTCCTGACGCTGCTGGTGGCGCTGTGGCTGGGCTTTCCGAAGCTCGACGCGGTCTCGATCGGGATCATCGGGGCCTGCGACGGTCCGACGGCGATCTACGTGACCTCGAAGTACGCCCCGCACCTGCTGGGGGCGGTGGCGGTGGCGGCCTACTCGTACATGTCGCTGGTGCCGGTGATCCAGCCGCCGATCATGCGCCTGCTGACCACGGAGAAGGAGAAGAAGACGGTGATGAAGTACACCGCCAAGCCGGTTTCGAAGACCACGAAGCTGCTCTTCCCGATCGTGATCACGGTGGTGGGGGGCTGCATTGCGCCCAAGGGCCTGCCGCTGCTGGCGACGATCATGCTGGGCAACCTCATGAGGGAGTCCGGGGTGGTGGCGCGGCTCACGGGGGCGGCGGAGAACGAGATCGCCAACGTGGTGACGCTCTTCCTGGGTCTCTCGATCGGGGCGACGATGGCGGGCCCGGCCTTCATCCGGGCCGAGACGCTGATCATTTTGGCGCTGGGCTTCATGGCGATCTGCCTGGACACGGTCTGCGGGGTGCTGTTCGGCAAGCTGCTCTACGTGGTGACGGGCGGCAAGATCAACCCGCTGATCGGCGCGGCGGGGATCTCGGCCTTCCCGATGGCGGCCCGGGTGGTGCAGAAGGTGGGTTCGCAGTATAATAAAAAGAGTTACCTGTTGATGCACGCCATGGGGGCCAACGCCGGCGGGCAGATCGGCTCGGTGATCGCCGCGGCCGTCATGCTCTCCGTGCTGGCCGGCATGGGCGTGATCCGGTAA
- a CDS encoding acetyl-CoA carboxylase biotin carboxyl carrier protein subunit has product MAIDVVAPMPGTIKEIIVKAGDAVKEDEELIILEAMKMENPIVAPGNGTVQEIKVKEGDKVNTSQVLMVLG; this is encoded by the coding sequence ATGGCAATCGACGTTGTAGCCCCGATGCCCGGCACGATCAAGGAGATCATCGTGAAGGCGGGCGATGCGGTGAAGGAGGACGAGGAGCTGATCATCCTCGAGGCCATGAAGATGGAGAACCCCATCGTGGCCCCCGGCAACGGCACGGTGCAGGAGATCAAGGTCAAGGAAGGGGACAAGGTCAACACCAGCCAGGTCCTCATGGTGCTCGGATAA
- a CDS encoding antibiotic biosynthesis monooxygenase, which yields MAVRAMIKRVIPKGKEKEAIAIITSLRILASRYPGYISGETLQNVEDPTDILVISTWQTLGAWNTFYADPRRKELQDKIDLLQGRTTEYKIYQYPESFQVPLEEDIQFFK from the coding sequence ATGGCAGTCAGAGCGATGATCAAACGAGTCATCCCGAAAGGAAAAGAGAAGGAGGCCATCGCCATCATCACGAGCCTGCGCATACTTGCTTCCCGCTACCCCGGATATATTTCCGGCGAAACGCTCCAGAATGTCGAGGACCCGACGGACATCCTGGTCATCAGTACCTGGCAGACCCTGGGGGCCTGGAACACCTTTTATGCCGACCCAAGGCGAAAGGAGCTTCAGGACAAGATCGACCTGCTCCAGGGAAGGACGACGGAGTACAAGATTTACCAGTACCCCGAGTCGTTTCAAGTGCCCCTGGAAGAGGACATCCAATTCTTCAAGTAG
- a CDS encoding MFS transporter, with translation MHHDAAQPRPFSSRRRWILFGALAVLFGLSMFYRSVIAVLAPDLLRDVPMDVGTLGLVSAAFFYAYGLFQIPGGLLLDRFDPARVMTAFYGAALAGVILFSIADSPGVMVLGRLLTGAGMACGFIGALKIISLQFQPDRFATLSGVIVSVGNVGIVFATTPLVLWSQGLGWRTTFVLVGLFHLVLVLAFFFSWRDGQGKGHRAMQGGDAIPEGMMRGLLLALRDRQVRLISASAFIRYGILAAFQGLWAGPYLMDAMGCSPVTAGNLLFLLTLGVIIGNPASGFLSDRILKRRKGIVVSALAGFSLTLAAMAFVPVGAPPWVLAGLFSLFGLFAGTGSLPYAHLKELTPPERSATALTVLNFSAILGAGVFMQGLGLLIETLHPRSALGIEGFRDALLACAACMGASALLYASTRESLTGPRGPE, from the coding sequence ATGCATCACGATGCCGCACAGCCCAGGCCCTTTTCAAGCCGCCGCCGCTGGATTCTTTTCGGGGCGCTCGCGGTCCTCTTCGGGCTCTCCATGTTCTACCGGTCCGTGATCGCCGTCCTGGCGCCGGACCTCCTGCGCGACGTTCCCATGGACGTCGGCACTCTGGGGCTCGTGTCGGCGGCCTTCTTCTATGCCTACGGCCTGTTCCAGATCCCCGGGGGGCTGCTGCTCGACCGGTTCGACCCGGCGAGGGTTATGACGGCGTTCTACGGCGCCGCCCTGGCCGGGGTGATCCTCTTTTCGATTGCCGACTCGCCGGGTGTCATGGTCCTGGGCCGGCTGCTGACAGGGGCCGGCATGGCCTGCGGGTTCATCGGCGCCCTGAAAATCATCTCTCTTCAGTTCCAGCCCGACCGGTTTGCCACCCTCTCCGGTGTCATCGTCTCCGTGGGCAACGTGGGCATCGTCTTTGCCACGACGCCGCTTGTCTTGTGGTCCCAGGGGCTGGGGTGGCGAACGACCTTCGTGCTCGTGGGACTCTTCCACCTGGTGCTGGTCCTGGCGTTTTTCTTCTCCTGGCGTGACGGGCAGGGAAAAGGCCATCGGGCGATGCAAGGCGGCGACGCGATCCCGGAGGGGATGATGCGGGGGCTTCTGCTGGCCCTTCGGGACCGCCAGGTCCGGCTCATTTCCGCATCCGCCTTCATCCGTTACGGGATCTTAGCGGCCTTCCAGGGCCTCTGGGCGGGGCCCTACCTGATGGACGCGATGGGATGCTCCCCCGTGACGGCGGGCAATCTGCTCTTTCTTCTCACGCTGGGGGTCATCATCGGCAATCCCGCAAGCGGGTTCCTGTCGGATCGAATCCTCAAGAGGAGAAAAGGGATCGTGGTGAGCGCCCTGGCGGGGTTCTCGCTTACGCTTGCCGCCATGGCCTTCGTCCCCGTCGGCGCGCCGCCCTGGGTCCTGGCCGGTCTCTTTTCGCTCTTCGGCCTTTTCGCCGGCACCGGGAGCCTCCCCTATGCACACCTGAAGGAACTCACGCCGCCGGAGCGCTCGGCGACCGCCCTGACCGTGCTCAACTTTTCAGCCATTCTCGGGGCCGGCGTTTTCATGCAGGGCCTGGGCCTGCTCATCGAGACCCTGCACCCCCGGTCCGCGCTGGGCATCGAGGGCTTCCGCGACGCCCTCCTGGCCTGCGCCGCCTGCATGGGCGCATCCGCCCTCCTCTACGCCTCGACCCGGGAAAGCCTCACCGGGCCGAGGGGTCCTGAATGA
- a CDS encoding PaaI family thioesterase yields MDRNGYTLLPNREDHHCFGCGPANPQGLRMQFYTNGKTVASWITVPPHLCGWSNLVHGGILFTALDEIMGRAMIYLLRRFILTKSMTIEYRKPVPIGREFKVEGRVVEVLSEREATAEGVITNADGEICTRATGLWATFTPDVARKLGIADEETFRWFEQVIATGR; encoded by the coding sequence ATGGATCGAAACGGCTACACCCTTCTGCCCAACCGCGAAGACCACCACTGCTTCGGCTGCGGCCCCGCGAACCCCCAGGGCCTGCGGATGCAGTTCTACACCAACGGCAAGACGGTGGCCTCCTGGATCACCGTGCCGCCGCACCTGTGCGGCTGGAGCAACCTCGTGCACGGCGGCATCCTCTTCACGGCGCTCGACGAGATCATGGGACGCGCGATGATCTACCTCCTGCGGCGCTTCATCCTCACCAAGTCGATGACCATCGAGTATCGCAAGCCCGTGCCGATCGGCCGTGAGTTCAAGGTGGAGGGCAGGGTCGTGGAGGTCCTGAGCGAGCGGGAGGCAACGGCAGAGGGTGTCATCACGAATGCCGATGGCGAGATCTGCACCCGCGCCACGGGGCTCTGGGCCACCTTCACCCCCGACGTGGCCCGCAAGCTGGGCATCGCCGACGAGGAGACCTTCCGCTGGTTCGAGCAGGTGATCGCGACGGGTCGTTGA